The Methanobacteriaceae archaeon DNA segment TAAAACTTTAGCAATGATTTTCCAAAAATCATCAACCAGGACAAGAGTATCCTTTGATGTAGGAATGTATCAGTTAGGTGGAAGAGCAATTTTCTTATCTTCTAATGATTTACAAATGGGTAGAGGAGAACCAATTTCAGATACTGCAAAAGTCTTAAGCCGTTTCGTTGATGGAATAATGATTCGTGCTATAGAACATGATGATGTAATTGAATTAGCTAAACATTCTGATGTTCCGGTTATTAGCGGATTAACTAATTTAGAACACCCTTGCCAAGCATTAGCTGATATGTTAACAATCAAAGAACATCTTGGCGACTGGGAAGGTAAAAAAATCTGTTTTGTTGGAGATGGAAACAATGTATGTAACTCCCTTTTATTAATTGCTCCACTCCTTGGTATGGATATGTCTGTTGCTTGCCCAAAAGGCTACGAACCATCTGAAGAAATCCTAAAAACTGCAAAACAATACGCTGATGAAAACAATACTGAAATTGTTGTAAGTGATGATATTGGTGTTGCTTTAGAAAATGTTGATGTAGTTTATACTGATGTCTGGGTAAGTATGGGTGATGAAAAAGAAGCAAAACAAAGAAGTTTTGATTTTGCACCATTCCAAGTAAACTCCGATTTAATGAGTATGGCTAATGATGGAGCTATTTTCATGCACTGTTTACCTGCAATTAGAGGAGAAGAAGTAACTAGTGAAGTTATTGACGGACCTCAATCTGTTATTTTTGATGAAGCAGAAAACAGATTACATGCTCAAAAAGCTGTTTTATACTATTATTTGAAGGATTAAATATGACTTTTCAATGTCGCAATGAAAATTGACCTTGCAGAAAAAAGAAATGTGAGTTTCACGGCCTTTGTGATGAATGCAGGCAGTATCATTCAAATAAAAAAAGTTCCGTTTCCTGTGAGAGGAAAAAATTTTCATTGAGAAATCTATTTAATCTATAATTTTATATTCTTTTTTTTAAGTTAGAGGATTGCAAAAATTAAAAAAATCACAATTATGAATAAACAACAGCAAAGTGTATTGTTACTTCCAGAATCAGTACTTTGGTATTCTGTTTGTTCGATTATTTCTGCTTTTTTAGGTTCTTCTCTTAGTTTTGTTCCACAATTTTTACAAAATATTGCTTCTTCAATGTTTTCTTCCCCACAGTTTCTACAAAACATAAATTATCCCTCTTATAATTGTTTTCATAAATATTATTAACCCGATTCCTCCTATAAATCCGGTTATAAATCTTAATTTATTTGTACTTTCTCTTAAACCAAAATATTGTGTAAATCCATCCACACCGGTAGGTATCATTAGAATTATGGAAATTATAAGCATATTTAAATTATAATTGTGCGGATAAAAGAAATTGAAAATTAAATAAACGGCCAATCCTGTGTAAAACCCAGTGCATCTTGCACAAACTGGAAACTGATGATTTTTAATAAAGAAACTTCTCTCAGGTTTTCTGTGGCAAATATATTTCATTATATCCATACTATCAACACAATTTGAATACATTAATTTATATTCCATAATTATATATATTTTTATATTCATAATTTAAATTATAATAGATAAAAAAGGTTTTAAAAATGAGAGGCGGAGAAGCAATAATTGAGTCCCTCAAAAATATGGGGGTTAAAACAATATTTGGTTATCCTGGCGGACAAACCATCCCTTTTTATGACATGTTATATGATGCAGATATGGATCATATATTGGTTAGACACGAACAATGCGCAGCTCATGCAGCTGACGGATATGCAAGAGCATCTGGTCGTGTGGGAGTGTGTTTGGCAACTTCAGGCCCTGGTGCTACAAACCTTGTAACAGGTATTGCTACAGCATATATGGATTCTTCTCCAATAGTTGCTATTACAGGGCAGGTTCCTAGTCATTTAATTGGAAATGACGCATTCCAAGAAGCGGACATCATCGGAATTACTATGCCTATTACTAAACATAGTTTCCAATCAAAAAACCCGGATTTATTACCTTCCATGATCAAATCAAGTTTTGAAATAGCATCCAGTGGAAGACCGGGTCCAGTTGTTATTGATGTTCCTAAAGAAGTTCAGGAAGGGGAACTAACTAAATTTGATGATTCATTAATTGAGACACCAGGTTATAATCCAACTACTAAAGGAAATATTAGACAGATTAAAAAAGCTTATTCAATGATTAAAGAAGCTAAAAAGCCAATGATTTTGGCTGGTGCTGGGGTTATTATCTCTGGGGCTTGCTGTGAGTTGAAAAAACTTGCACATACTATTAATGCTCCTGTTATGACTTCCCTTTTAGGTAAAGGAGCTATTGATGAGACCGATGATTTGGCATTAGGTATGCTTGGTATGCACGGTAGGAAAGTCTCAAATGATTATATTAACGAATCTGATTTATTAATTGCTATCGGAGTTAGGTTTTCTGATAGAACTACTGGTAGATTAGACAGTTTCGTTCCTTCAACTAAAGTTATTCATATTGATATAGATCCTGCAGAGATTGGCAAAAACGTTGATGTAGATTTACCTATTGTAGGTGATGCATACAATGTATTGACTTCATTAAATGGTCTTTTTGATGATTATAAAGTATCTAGTGATGTAATTAATTGGGCTAATATGATTAAAGAGAAAAAACAAGAATTACGTCCAAGAGTAACATATAGTGATGTTCCTCTTAAACCTCAAACAGTTATTAAGGAGATTGCAGAATCATTAACTCCTGATTCAATTTTAACAACTGATGTAGGTCAAAATCAAATGTGGGCGGCACATTTCTTTGAAACTCAAAAGCCACGTAAATTCATATCTTCAGGTGGACTTGGAACCATGGGATTCGGATTCCCTGCAGCTATTGGTGCTAAAGTAGCTTGTCCTGAAGATACTGTTGTATCCATTAACGGAGACGGTGGATTTTTAATGGTTTGTCAGGAATTAGCTACAATTCGTGAATACGATTTACCAGTTATTGCCGTTGTTTTAGAAAATAGAACTTTAGGAATGGTATATCAATGGCAAAGTTTATTATACGAAGGAAGACATTCCCAAACCTTATTGGGTAATAGTCCGGACTTTGTTAAATTAGCAGAAAGTTTTGGTGTAAATGCTGCTAGAATTACAAAACCTGGTGAAACTAAAGAAGCATTAACTTCTGCAATCAAGGATAATGAACCAATTTTATTAAATGTCGTTATTGATTCACAAGAAGCATTACCTATGCTTCCACCTGGAGCAGGAATTAATGAGATGATTGGTGAATATAAACTTGAAAAGGATGTGATTTAAATATGAATGAATATCATGTTATTTCCACATTAGTAGAAGATAAACCAGGGGTTTTACAAAAAGTTGCTGGTCTATTTAATAGAAGAGGCTTCAACATTGATAGTATTACAGTAGGAGTATCTGAAGTAGAAGGACTATCTCGTATGGTAATTACTGTAAATGCTGATAAAAAAGGCCTTGAGCAAGTCACAAAGCAACTACATAAATTAGTTGACGTTATCAAGATTAAAGATATTACAAAAAATGCTGTAAAAAGGGAATTATGTCTTATTAAAGTCCATGTTCCTAATGAAAAGGCGAGAGCTGAAATAATGCAATATACTAATATTTTTAGAGCAAAAATTGTCGATATTTCAGAAGAAACATTGATTATTGAGCTTACTGGAGATATGGGAAAAATTAATGCATTTATATCTTTGATAAAAGGTTATGGAATCAAAAAGATTTCAAGAACCGGCCTTACCGCAATGGCTAGGGGTGTATAAAATGACTATATTGGAAAATATTTTAGAAGATAATAAGAATTTTGTTGAAAACTTTGACGGCGAAGAAATGTCTCACCATGCACAAAAAAAATTAGCTATTTTAACTTGTATGGATTGCAGATTAATTGACTTTTTCGAACCTGCTTTAGGTCTTAAAAGAGGAGACGCTAAAATTGTAAGAAACGCAGGAAACTCCATTGTTGGCGAAGATGCTATTAGATCAATCGGAGCAGCTTTATACAATCTCGGTGCTGAAGAAGTATTAGTTGTAGGTCACACTGAATGTGGTATGGCTGGTGCAGATGTCAATGCTTTAAAAGAAAAAATGCTTGCAAGAGGCATTAAAGAAGAAGATATTGCTAAATATGACTTAGCTGAATGGATTGGCGGATTTGATGATGAAGAAGAAAACGTCAAAAACGTTGTAGAAAAAATCAAAAACCACCCATTAATCCCTGATGTACCTGTACACGGTCTTATTATTGACATTGTATCTGGTGAGTTAAAAGTTTTAGTAGATGGTTATTAAAATCCATCTAATTCTATTTTTTTTATCAACATAAACTTTATTATATTTGAGAAAATAAATATAGTATTGAATATTTTTTAATATTCTCAAATTCAATTTTATTATATAAATAAGAGATGATTTTATGAAAATGTATTATGATGCAGATGTAAATACTGACGCTCTTGAAGGAAAAACCGTTGCTGTTATCGGATACGGTTCTCAAGGAAGAGCACAATCAAGAAATATGGCTGATAGTGGTGCTAATGTCATTGTAGGTGTAAGAGAAAACGGAAGTTCCTGGAACTTAGTTAAAGAAGATGGCATGACTGTAAAAACTATCGAAGATGCTGCAAAAGAAGCTGATATCATTCACATTTTACTTCCTGATGAAATTCAAGAAAAAGTTTACAATGAACAAATTGCTCCTTATGTCGAATCTGGAAATACTATTTCATTCTCTCACGGTTACAACATCCACTTTGGATTAATTAATCCTGCTGAAGATGTAAACATTGTAATGTTTGCACCTAAAGGACCTGGATCCATGGTAAGAAGAACTTACGAAGAAGGATTTGGTATTCCTGGTTTAGTTGCAGTTGAAAGAGACGCAACTGGAGACGCTTTACAACTTGCATTAGGTATGGCAAAAGCATGTGGTTTAACCAAAGCTGGTGTTTTAGAAACTACTTTCAAAGAAGAAACTGAAACTGATTTATTCGGTGAACAAACTGTTTTATGTGGTGGAGTAACTGAATTAATCAACGCAGGATTCACAACTTTAGTTGAAGCTGGTTACCAACCTGAAATTGCTTACTTTGAAACCTGTCACGAAGTAAAACTTATCGTAGATTTAATCTATGAAAAAGGATTTGCTGGAATGTGGAACGATGTAAGTAACACCGCAGAATACGGTGGTTTAACCAGAGGAAAAACCATTATTACTGATGAAGCAAAAGAAGGAATGAAAGTTGCTTTAAAACAAATTCAAGATGGAACTTTCAAAAAACAATTTGCTGATGAAAATGCTACTGACGGAGCTAACTTAAAAGAAATGAGAGCTGCTGAAGGTAGAAAAGAAATTGAAATCGTCGGTGAAAGATTAAGAAAAGCTTGTGGATTACAAAAAGATGATTAAATCTTTTTAATCCCTTTTACTATTTTTTTATTAAATTATTTATTTTATAGTGTGGTAATCATGGTATTTATTGGGATGGACCATGGAACTACTGGAATCTCTTTTTGCATAATGTCTGATGAAGGCGAAGTAATCGAAGTTTTTAAGATTGGAAGAGAAGAAAGTAAAAAAGGTTTGGTTTCAGCAACTGAAGAAATAATGAAACGTGTTGACTTAGACAGCGTAAAATTAATGGCTATTACTTATGCAATGGGTGATGGAATAAACCAGATTTTACCAACTGCTAAAGTTGAAAATAGAGGAATTTTATCCATTAATGGAGCTGGAAAAGTTACTGGTGGTGGAACTTCTGTATTTTCTGAATTGGAATCTTTAGATATTGATTCAATCATGATTCCAGGACTTCACAAAGATTCAGACTCATTAAATGAATTGTTTAGAGCTGCTTATTCTCATCAGGCTAGTCCGGAAAAAGTAAGTATTTGTTATAATGCTTATAAAGAAACAGGTTGGTCTAATTTTATTGTAGCAGACATATCATCCAATAGTGTGGATATTCTTATTGAAGATGGAAAAATTAAAGGTGCAATGGATGCATGTTTAGGTGCTATGGGTGTAGTTCACGGACCAATTGATCTTGAAATGATTAGAGATATTGATGAAGGCAGATTATCTGCTAATGAATGCTTCTCACATGCAGGAGCAGTTAAAATAGCTGATATTGACACTAAAGTAGCTAATATGAAAGATATTCTCTTGGAAAATTATAAAAACGGAGACGAAAAAGCTATTTTAGCTATTAATACTTTAATCATGACTGTTGCAATGGAAATTGCAGGTCTTGATGTTGTATGTGAAAACGAAATTGAAGGAATTGTACTTACAGGTTCTATTGGAAGTGCAACTGAACCGTTTAACTTTGAAGATGAAATTAACAAATATTTCAAAAACAAATATCCTTTAAAAGTAGTTTCAAAAGAATCAGGAGCTATTGGTGCTGCTCAAATAGCGATGGATGTTTATAATGGAAAAGAAGAAATATTGGGTATTGAAGTTAATATTTCATAACTTATTCTTCTTTTATACTAATAAAAATAATATTTCCGCCTTTGACGGTTTCTAAACCATTTTCATTTTCAAGGATGATGTTTAAGTAATTGTCAATTGCGATTATTTTTCCTTCGCTTTGGTAATCTCCTCTTAAATCAACAGTTACATACTTATTTTTAAATTGTTTAAACATTTTATTTACGTTATCTTTATCTTGACTCATATTCTTCAATCCTTGATTATTATACACTTATTTTGATGTTTCATCTTTATATAGTTTAACATTTATACTATATATTATGGCAATTAATCAATTAGAAAGTAATTTAGAAGCTATTACTCG contains these protein-coding regions:
- the argF gene encoding ornithine carbamoyltransferase: MDSLLSVTDIKDDVKYILDLASKIKAGEMEEKPLKDKTLAMIFQKSSTRTRVSFDVGMYQLGGRAIFLSSNDLQMGRGEPISDTAKVLSRFVDGIMIRAIEHDDVIELAKHSDVPVISGLTNLEHPCQALADMLTIKEHLGDWEGKKICFVGDGNNVCNSLLLIAPLLGMDMSVACPKGYEPSEEILKTAKQYADENNTEIVVSDDIGVALENVDVVYTDVWVSMGDEKEAKQRSFDFAPFQVNSDLMSMANDGAIFMHCLPAIRGEEVTSEVIDGPQSVIFDEAENRLHAQKAVLYYYLKD
- a CDS encoding zinc-ribbon domain-containing protein, giving the protein MFCRNCGEENIEEAIFCKNCGTKLREEPKKAEIIEQTEYQSTDSGSNNTLCCCLFIIVIFLIFAIL
- a CDS encoding DUF2085 domain-containing protein, yielding MDIMKYICHRKPERSFFIKNHQFPVCARCTGFYTGLAVYLIFNFFYPHNYNLNMLIISIILMIPTGVDGFTQYFGLRESTNKLRFITGFIGGIGLIIFMKTIIRGIIYVL
- a CDS encoding acetolactate synthase large subunit; this translates as MRGGEAIIESLKNMGVKTIFGYPGGQTIPFYDMLYDADMDHILVRHEQCAAHAADGYARASGRVGVCLATSGPGATNLVTGIATAYMDSSPIVAITGQVPSHLIGNDAFQEADIIGITMPITKHSFQSKNPDLLPSMIKSSFEIASSGRPGPVVIDVPKEVQEGELTKFDDSLIETPGYNPTTKGNIRQIKKAYSMIKEAKKPMILAGAGVIISGACCELKKLAHTINAPVMTSLLGKGAIDETDDLALGMLGMHGRKVSNDYINESDLLIAIGVRFSDRTTGRLDSFVPSTKVIHIDIDPAEIGKNVDVDLPIVGDAYNVLTSLNGLFDDYKVSSDVINWANMIKEKKQELRPRVTYSDVPLKPQTVIKEIAESLTPDSILTTDVGQNQMWAAHFFETQKPRKFISSGGLGTMGFGFPAAIGAKVACPEDTVVSINGDGGFLMVCQELATIREYDLPVIAVVLENRTLGMVYQWQSLLYEGRHSQTLLGNSPDFVKLAESFGVNAARITKPGETKEALTSAIKDNEPILLNVVIDSQEALPMLPPGAGINEMIGEYKLEKDVI
- the ilvN gene encoding acetolactate synthase small subunit, which produces MNEYHVISTLVEDKPGVLQKVAGLFNRRGFNIDSITVGVSEVEGLSRMVITVNADKKGLEQVTKQLHKLVDVIKIKDITKNAVKRELCLIKVHVPNEKARAEIMQYTNIFRAKIVDISEETLIIELTGDMGKINAFISLIKGYGIKKISRTGLTAMARGV
- a CDS encoding carbonic anhydrase, whose amino-acid sequence is MTILENILEDNKNFVENFDGEEMSHHAQKKLAILTCMDCRLIDFFEPALGLKRGDAKIVRNAGNSIVGEDAIRSIGAALYNLGAEEVLVVGHTECGMAGADVNALKEKMLARGIKEEDIAKYDLAEWIGGFDDEEENVKNVVEKIKNHPLIPDVPVHGLIIDIVSGELKVLVDGY
- the ilvC gene encoding ketol-acid reductoisomerase, with the translated sequence MKMYYDADVNTDALEGKTVAVIGYGSQGRAQSRNMADSGANVIVGVRENGSSWNLVKEDGMTVKTIEDAAKEADIIHILLPDEIQEKVYNEQIAPYVESGNTISFSHGYNIHFGLINPAEDVNIVMFAPKGPGSMVRRTYEEGFGIPGLVAVERDATGDALQLALGMAKACGLTKAGVLETTFKEETETDLFGEQTVLCGGVTELINAGFTTLVEAGYQPEIAYFETCHEVKLIVDLIYEKGFAGMWNDVSNTAEYGGLTRGKTIITDEAKEGMKVALKQIQDGTFKKQFADENATDGANLKEMRAAEGRKEIEIVGERLRKACGLQKDD
- a CDS encoding methanogenesis marker 12 protein, producing the protein MVFIGMDHGTTGISFCIMSDEGEVIEVFKIGREESKKGLVSATEEIMKRVDLDSVKLMAITYAMGDGINQILPTAKVENRGILSINGAGKVTGGGTSVFSELESLDIDSIMIPGLHKDSDSLNELFRAAYSHQASPEKVSICYNAYKETGWSNFIVADISSNSVDILIEDGKIKGAMDACLGAMGVVHGPIDLEMIRDIDEGRLSANECFSHAGAVKIADIDTKVANMKDILLENYKNGDEKAILAINTLIMTVAMEIAGLDVVCENEIEGIVLTGSIGSATEPFNFEDEINKYFKNKYPLKVVSKESGAIGAAQIAMDVYNGKEEILGIEVNIS
- a CDS encoding LSM domain protein, with the protein product MSQDKDNVNKMFKQFKNKYVTVDLRGDYQSEGKIIAIDNYLNIILENENGLETVKGGNIIFISIKEE